DNA from Phragmites australis chromosome 16, lpPhrAust1.1, whole genome shotgun sequence:
TGCGGCTCTCCTCCGACGTGGCGATGGCGCTGGCGtccgcctccgcctcggcccgcgcggCGCCGCGGACGACGATGTGGGCAAGCGCACTCGTCGCACGGCACGCGGCGGAGCGGCGGAACGAGGCGGCCTTGCGCCGCATCATGGGCGGGGCAGGCTACGagatggccgccgccgcggcggcagcggcgaaaGGGAGGAAGGAGGCCCGGAGCAGGAGGATCGTGAGGAGGTCGCGCCGCGTGTGCAGCACCggcaggaagaggaggagcttgctgacGGCGAGCAGCGGATGCAGTGCAATGGCGGCGGCCAGGAGGATGGTGAGGGCGAGGCTGCAGGT
Protein-coding regions in this window:
- the LOC133895767 gene encoding transcription factor IBH1-like 1, whose protein sequence is MHAPRKFKKAFMAQLLLSLRAAGEASKSMGLRERRDVVRLSSDVAMALASASASARAAPRTTMWASALVARHAAERRNEAALRRIMGGAGYEMAAAAAAAAKGRKEARSRRIVRRSRRVCSTGRKRRSLLTASSGCSAMAAARRMVRARLQVLRSLVPGGEELRGFSLLSETLDYVVCLKTQVELMQCLCKGSRSQLR